The Tautonia plasticadhaerens nucleotide sequence GACCCGCTGGCGCTCAGGGCGATCCTCTCGTCGGTCCTCGGCGTCCTCGGCGTCGTCAGGAAGCGGCGGTGGATCTACCTCGTCAGGCAGACCCGCATCCACTTGGACCGGGTCGAGGTGCTCGGCGATTACCTCGAACTGGAGGTCGTGCTGCGACCCGAGCAGGACGAGGGCGAGGGGGTCGTCATCGCTCAGGATTTGATGGGACGACTCGGGATCGGCGAGGACGACCTCGTCGAGGTCGCCTACGTCGACCTGCTGATGGGCGGGCGATGACGGGCGAGGGAGCCGTCCTCGGTCGATGGCTGACGTGTGCGGGGCACGAGCCCGTTTGCCGACCGTCGTGTCGCCGCCCCAGATGGGCCGAGAGGCATCCCCGGATGCTTCCTGGACGGATCTGGCGTCCGTTTCTCTCTGCGTCTCCTGGGGGCACCTGGTGGCTTCAATCGACTTCCTGTCGTCCCCTACTTCGTCCTTCTGTTCTTGATCGAGACGTGCCAAGCAGACTGCACCTCAAGCGACCGGTGGTGCAGCACCCCCGGCGGCGGTTACGATCAGCGCCGCCGCGCTGCTTGAGCTGGCGGCGTGGTGCCGACATCACCTGACCTCGGCATCGGGAGACATCGCATGTCCGTCGCCCCCCGTCACAACGCTCCCCCCCGCGCCTGACGACGGCGCCCTGCCCACCGCCGACGGTCGCACCGACGATCTGGGCCCGCCTGCCGGCCGACCGGCAGCGACAGCTCCGCGACCTGCTCGGCCAACTCCTCGCCAGGCTCCTGGCGGCCACCCGAAGCGAGGAGGCCGGCCATGAGTGACGCAACCCGCTCGCCCAAGCTCCGGCCCTGGCATCTCGACCGGGCGGCCTTCGTCTACGTCCGCCAATCCACACCCCAGCAGGTGCTCGACCACCGCGAGTCCACCGACCGGCAGTACGCCCTGGCCGACCGCGCCGTCGCCCTCGGGTGGCCACGGGACCGCGTCACCACGATCGACGACGACCTGGGCAAGAGCGGCCAGTCGATCGAGGGCCGGCCCGGGTTCCAGCGGCTGCTGGCCGAGGTGGCGCTCGACAACGTCGGGCTGATCCTCGGCCTGGAGATGAGCCGGCTGGCCCGGTCCAACCGCGACTGGCACCAGCTGCTCGAGCTCTGCGCCCGCTTCCGCGTGCTCCTGGCCGACGCCGACGCCGTCTACGACCCGGCCGACCACAACGACAGGCTCCTGCTGGGCCTGCACGGCATGTTGAACGAGGCAGAACTTCATGTCATCAAGGAGCGGATGTGCCAGGGCCGGCTCAACAAGGCCCGCCGGGGCGAGCCGATGGGCTCCCCGCCGCTGGGCTACGTACGCCTCGCCTCGGGCGAGTGGGCGATCGACCCCGACGAGCAGGTCCAGGCGACCGTGCGGCTGATCTTCGACCGGTTCGACCGCGAGGGTACCCTGCACGGCCTGCTCCGCTACCTGGTCCACCACGGGGTCCGCATCCCGATCCGACCCCGCCACGGCCCCAACCGCGGCGGGTTGGAGTGGCGGCGGCCGAACCGCCCGACGCTGTCGAACGTCCTGCACCACCCGGCCTACGCCGGTGCCTACCGGTTCGGCCACCGGGAGGTCGACCCGCGGCGCAAGCGGCCCGGGCGGCCCGACACCGGCAAGCTGGTCCGCCGCCCGGAGGAGTGCCTGGTGCTGATCCGCGACCGGCTGCCGGCCTACATCACCTGGGAGCGGTTCTGTGACAACCAGGAGCGGCTGGAGGCCAACCGGGCCCGCCGGGACCGCCCCGGCGCGCCGCGGCAGGGGGCCTCGCTGCTGGCCGGACTCCTGCGGTGCGGGCGGTGCGGCCGGCGGATGCTCGTGCGGTACTCGGGGGCGACGGGCCGGTACAGCTACACCTGTGCCCGCGGGGCGGCCGACCACGCCGAGCCGATCTGCCAGAGCCTCTCCGGGCCGGCGCTCGACGGGCTGGTCGCCGGCCGGGTCCTGGCGGCGGTGGAGCCGGCGGCGCTGGAGGCGAGCTTGGCGGCGGTGGCCGAGGTCGAGCGCGAGCGGTCCGAGCTGGCCCGGCACTGGCGGCTCCGCCTCGAACGCGCCGGCTGCGAGGCCGACCGCGCGGCCCGGCAGTACCAGGCCTGCGAGCCGGAGAATCGCCTGGTCGGCCGCGAGTTGGAGCGGCGCTGGGAGGAGGCGTTGAGGGCGCAGCGGCGCCTCGAGGACGAGCACGAGCGGTGGCGGGGGTCGGCCCCCGGTCGGCTCTCACCGGACGACGAGCGGACGATCCGGTCGCTGGCCGGCGACTTGCCGGCGGTGTGGCAGGCGACGACGACGACGCCCGCCGAGCGGCAGCGGATCGCCCGACTCCTGATTGACCACGTGTCCGTCACCGTGGACAAGGCGAGCGAGCGGGTCGATGTGACGCTCCACTGGTCCGGCGGCATGACCGAGTCGCACGCCATGTCCCGGCCGGTGAAGCGGTACGACCTCCTGGCCGACTACCCCCGACTGGTCGAGCGACTGCGGGGATGGCGCGCCGAGCGGCTCAGCCCGGCGGCGATGGCCGAGCGGCTCAACGTCGAGGGGTTCCGTCCCCCGAAGCGGGCCGAGCGGTTCACGCGGGGGATGGTGCAACGGCTGCTCTGGCACCTGGGGCTGGCCCGCACGCCCTTCGGCAGCCCGGCCGGCCTCGGCCGCGACGAATACCGGCCGTCGTCGCTGGCGCGTCGGCTGGGGGTGTCGCGAGACACGGTGCGGCGATGGGTGCGGGTCGGGTGGTTGACGGCGCATCGCGACGCCCAGGGCCACCACGTGATCTGGGCCGACGGGTCCGAGCTGCGGCGGCTGCGCGAGCTCCGCCGGCTGCCGCGGACGTGGGCGAACAAGGGGCGGCTTGCCGAACTGACCAGACCGAGGCCGCGCCCGGGACGGTAGAGTGAGGGCGGCCCGGCTCAGGGCGAGCCGGGCCGCCCCATCGCGCTCTTGGAGGGCATTATGGCTGGAACATCGAGGAAAACCTTCTCTGGCTGTTCCCTCTCCTCATGTTTGCATGGCATTTCGTCTATCTGTCTTCGAAACACAAATTGTCCTTAATCCAATAGGACTTGTCTCGGGAGCAGTACCTCTACGGTCTCTTGGGGCAATACCGGGGGCTTCCCCTCCTCATCTTCTCTTTGTTGCTCCCAGTGACTGAGAGACGGAAGGAAGATAAGAAGGGAGGGGAAGCCCCGGAAAACACCTTGAACCAGGCAATTTGACCCGAAGAGAGACCCGCTTATACCCAGATTTTGTCCATACGTGAGTATGGGATGAGATTTCGACCGGGACGTAGCCCCCTAAGAGGACCCGAAGGCCCAATGCAGGATCGAGTACCTGCCCGTTGCCCGGAAACTCGCCGTTGACGAGACCTGGTTTCGCATCGCTCCCACCGTCGGCGGCTCGACGTGGACATCTCAGTGTCGCTTTTTCGACCGCAACCGGTCGCCCAGTTGCGATCGGGAGAAAGGTCCTGATCCCCTAACCCACCGGGTCGATCGTCCGACCCGGCCTGCCTGACCTGTTTCCGCAGTGATCGCTGCCATAATATAGCGATGTTATGAAAATTTCCCAAAACAGAACCGGCTTTCCGTCAGAAACCGCTTGCTTCCAAGGCCGACCGCCGCACCCTGGACGACCGCCGCTCACCGTCGGCAACGCCATGGACCGGACCCTCGAAGACCGACGCACGGTCCACCGACCTTGGAGGTACGCCCCGGTGGCGAGGGCCGGCGCCTCGACCTGCGACGGATGCCATCCCCCGATTCGTCAGGAGTCTCCTCGGGTCCCGCCCCCGACCGCCCTCGCCATCGCCGCCGCCGACTCCCGCCCGACCTGGTGCTGGACCCGACGCAGGGACCGATAGCCCAACCGGGACAGGAGCCGCTGCGGGCGGGAGAACGCCAGGATGTCGTACCGGACCTCGCCGGACGCCCGGTCCCACTCGACGAGGAACCGCTCCTCGCCCGAGACGGCGTGGTCGGGGAGCGTCCCCCAGGCGAACCCGCACCGGCAGACCGGCCCTTCCTCGTCGACGACGTAGACGATCCGGCAGGCGTTGAGCCACCAAAGCCCCAGGCGCCGGGCCACGGTCGCCACGACCTTGCCGGTGCGGATCGGCGTCACGGGCGGGCTCACCTCCGCCCAGCCGAGGCAGAAGTGCTCCCAGCGCCCCAGCGCAGCCCTGGCCTCCTAGAAGACCTCCTCGCCCGCCCCCAGCCCGATGCGGGTGCGGTCCACCACGTAGCCGGCGGGAGGTCGGCTTGCCGTCGCCCCGACCTCCGGGTAGGTGAAGCCGAGCCTCGCCTGCGATGCCAGAAACCGCCGGATCGCCTCGGCTGAAGGTCGCCGCATCGAGACCATCGGCACGCCCACCCCCAATTGTCGCCCGATCCACGCACCGCCCTCGATAGTATGGTAGTCGAGAGCCGGTTGGATACCGAACCGTGATCGATCGGGGCCGAGGGACCATGCCGAACGCCGATGGCGATGATCGCCCGACCATCCTGCTGACCGGCGGCACCGGCTACGTCGGGGGACGGCTGATCCCGCTGCTCGAACGACGGCCGTCATCTCTCCGCTGCCTTGCCCGTGACCCGGAGACGTTGCGACCCCGTGTCCGACCCACGACCGAGGTCGTGCCGGGGGACGTGCTCGATCGACCATCGCTGGGCCGGGCGTTGCAGGGCGTCCACACGGCGTACTACCTCGTCCACCTTATGTCCGGGGCCGGGTCGAAGGACTTCGAGCGGGCAGACCGCCAGGCGGCGAGCAATTTCGCAGAGGCAGCCAGCCAGTCCGGGGTCAGACGCATCGTCTACCTCGGCGGCCTGGGCGACGACTCCGACCCGGACCTCTCCCCGCACCTCCACAGCCGGCACGAGGTCGGGGCGATCCTGCGGGACTCCGGCGTCGAGACGATCGAGTTCCGGGCGGCGATGGTCATCGGGGCGGGCAGCCTGTCGTTCGAGTTGATGCGTTCGCTGACCGACCGCCTGCCCGTGATGCTCTGCCCCCGCTGGCTCACGACGCCGACGCAGCCGATCGCCGTGGATGACGTGCTGAGCTACCTCCTGGCGGCGCTCGACCTGCCGCCGGGCGGAAGCCGCATCTTCGAGATCGGTGCGCCGGAGGTCGTCTCCTACGGCGACCTGATCCGGGTATACGCCCGGCATCGAGGGCTGCGGCGCTGGCTGATCTCGGTGCCGATCTTGACGCCCTACCTCTCGGGGCTCTGGCTGGCCCTCGTCACGCCCGCCAGCTTCGAGGTCGGGCGACACCTGATCGAGGGCCTCAAGAACCCGATGGTGGTCCGGGATCGGGCGGCGCTGGACGTGTTCCCGATCCGCCCGATGGGTGTCGAGTAGGCGATCCGCAGGGCCATCGCCGGCACGACCGAGTGATCGGCCGCTCGCCTCGAAGCTGCCGCTCTCGACTCCTGATCCGACCAGGATCATGACCGATGACCCGATCATCGAGGCCATCCCGGCTCGCCCGCAGGATCACCCGCCATCGGCCTGGGCTCTCGCTGGTCGGTGCCCTCTCGGCTGCCGTCGGCGTTGGGGCTGCGTTCGTCTTCGGGCGCTCGCCAGGCTGGGCGACGGTGAAGCGGCTGATCCGCCTCCAGTTCCCCGACGTGCGTCGGGTGACCACGGAGCAACTGGAGGGGTGGCTGGACGATCCCGAACGGCAATCCCCGCTGCTGCTGGACGTTCGAGCCGAGGATGAGTATGCCGTCAGCCACCTGCCCGGAGCGATCCACGTCCCCCCGGATGCAGGGATCGAAGAACTCCTGGCTTCCGTCACGGAGGACCGCCCGATCGTCGCCTACTGCTCGGTCGGCTACCGCTCCTCGGTCATGGCACGTCGGCTCCGGGAGGCCGGGTTCGAGGAGGTTGCCAACCTCGAAGGCTCGATCTTCCAGTGGGCGAACGAGGGTCGCCCCGTGGTCCGGGGCGGTGAACAAGTCGAGGAGGTCCACCCCTACGACGACCGCTGGGGACGGCTGCTGGACCGCCGCTTGCACCCACGAGGCCGGGAGGAGTAGCCATCCGCCCCCCTCATCGATCATCCTGGACGGTCGAGCCTCCCACGCATCAACGCCCCCGGACACCCCGCCGAGTCCCGTGATGGTCCGCCCGAAGAAGACGCCCGGTCCCAGAGGCAGCCCGCTGGTCGGCAACACCCTCCAGTACATGCGAGACCCGCTGGGCTTCCTCGCCGGGGTCGCCCATGAGCACGGCGACGTGGCCCGGTTACGCCTCGCCGGCCTGGACTGCTGCCTGCTCGGCCACCCCGACGACATCGAGGCGGTGCTCCGCAGACGCCACCAGGACTACAAGAAGGACCGCCTCACACAGCGGCTCGTCCCGCTGGTCGGGTACGGGCTGCTGACCAGCGAAGGCGACTTCTGGAGGCGGCAACGCAAGCTCGTCCAGCCGGCATTCTCGCACCGCCAGGTCGAACGATACGCCGGGGTCATGGTCGGGCACACCGAGCGGATGCTGACGGCCTGGGAGGACGGCCGGGGGCGGGACATCCACGCCGAGATGTCGACTTTGGCGCTGGCGATCGTCGCCGAGACCCTCTTCGCCGCCGACGTGGAGGGCGAGGCAAAGGCGGTCTCCGAGGCGCTCGACGTGCTGACGACCTACTTCATGAGCCCCCTGAGCATCTTCCCGCTGCGGGGCTACCTGCCGCTGCCCTCGACCGTCCGGTTCCGCCGGGCGGTGCGCCGGGTCGACGAGGTCCTCTACGGCATCATCGAGCGGCGACGGCGCAGCGGGCACGACTCGGGCGACCTGCTCGGCAGGCTGCTGGCCGCCCAGGACGACGAGGGCGTCGGCATGACCGACCGGCAGTTGCGGGACGAGGCGGTGACCCTCTTCCTCGCCGGGCACGAGACGACCGCCCTCGCCCTGACCTACGCCCTGGTCCTGCTCGCCGGTCATCCCGACGCCCAGGAGCGGCTGGCGGCCGAGGTCGACGAGGTGCTCGGCGACCGCCCGGCGACGACCGGGGACGTGCCCGAGTTGCGGTACACCGGGTGGGTCGTCCGGGAGGCGATGCGGCTCTACCCGCCCGCCTGGATGATCGGCCGGGAGGCGCTGGCGGACTGCGAGTTCGGCGGTCATCACGTCGCCGCCGGGACGCAACTGCTCATGGCGCAGTGGGTCGTGCACCGGGACCCGAGGTGGTTCGACGAGCCTGAGGATTTCCGGCCGGAGCGGTGGGACGGCGAACTGGAGCGTCGGCTGTCCCGAGGCGCCTACTTCCCGTTCGGCGACGGACCTCGCATCTGCATCGGGCAGCACTTCGCCATGCTGGAGGCGGTGCTGGTGCTGGCGACGGTCGTCCGGCGGTACCGGCTCTCGCCGGCATCGGACGAGCCGCTGACGCTCATCCCCTCGGTGACCCTGCGACCGAGGGGCGGCGTCCGGCTGGTCGCCCACGAGCGCCGGGCTGCCGCACGCCCCGCATCACGTGCCTGAGTCGCCCACAAAAGGGGGAGTGGCCATGCTCCGCAAGCAGATCATCGGCGGGCAGAAGGAACCACCGACGACCACGGGGGGCGAGATCGACATCGCCGCCGTGGCGACCGTCCTCGTGACCTCCGAGGACCCCGAGCATCCGATCGACCACGCCTTCGACGGCAGTCGGGGACCGGGCGGGAGCCGCTGGATTGCGGGCGAGCCCGGCGAGCAGGCCGTGATCCTCGCCTTCGACGCCCCGCAGGCGATCCGGCGGGTCGCCCTGGAGGTCGAGGAGACGGAGGTCGCTCGGACGCAGGAACTCCAGCTTGCCGCCTCCACCGACGGGGGACAGACCTACCGGGAACTCTTCCGGCAGGAGTACAACTTCAGCCCGTCCGGCTCGACCTTCGGGCGGGTGGACTGGGCCGTCGAGGTCGAGGGCGTCACGCACCTGCGGCTGGCGATCAAGCCGGACAAGGGTGGCAAACATTGCCGGGCGGCGATCACGTCGCTGGTCTTGCGGTCATGAACCTCGGATCGAGCGGAGGATGATTCATGGCAAAAGCTCGCAAGAAACCCAGTGGCAAGCCCGAGCGGGACGAGGCCCGTGAAGATCGCATCACGATGGAGGTCGTCGTCGACGCCTACGGCGAGGACGAGCGGGCGATGGGCTGGTACTGCTACCTCGACGAACAGCTTCACACGCCCTTCCGAACCCGTTGCGTCCGGGAGCGTGCCGTCTCGCCGCTCCGGGTCGGGGACGAGGTCGAGGTCGTGGGCATGTCGCCGGAGGACGAGTGCCGCCGGGAGATGTTCGCCTCGATCCGCTGGGAGGGGGATCGGACCCTCGCCGTGCCGCTGTCCCAACTGGAGGTCATCGACGGCGACGAGGAGACCCGGCAGTCGGTCGAGGACTGGCACTACTGGACGGACATGGGGTACGAGTTCTGACGACCCGATCGCCATCGATTCCGCCGCCTACCGTCACGTCCCTCCCATCCCATCCTCGGGGTACGGATCATGAGGACGACTCGCCTCGGACTGATCGGCATCGCCCTGGCGCTGTCTTCTTGCGGCGACGGGGGCGATGCCGGGGTCTCGACGCCCGGAGAGGAGGCTCCCATGACGATCCCGTTGACGAGCCCCGCCTTCGAGGAAGGCGCTGACATCCCCCGGAACTACACCTGCGACGGCGAGGACATCTCTCCGCCGCTGTCCTGGTCCGGCGTCCCGGATCAGGCCCGATCGCTCGTGCTGATCTGCGACGACCCGGATGCGCCCAGGGGGACTTTCACCCACTGGGTCCTGTACGACCTGCCGCCCGAAGTCACCAGGCTGCCCGAGGGCCTGCCGACCGACCAGACGATCCGGGTGGGTTCGGGCGGGGGCAAGCACGAAGCGAGGCAGGGGAAGAACGACTTCCGCAAGCCCGGCTACGGCGGACCCTGCCCGCCCTCAGGCACCCATCGCTATCTCTTCCAGCTCTTCGCCCTCGACTCGACGACGGGCCTGGAGCCCGGGGCGACCCGGCAGCAGGTGGAGCGTGCCATGCTGGGGCACGTCCTGGCGCAGGGGCAGTTGATGGGCCGGTACACGAGGGGCAGGTAGGTTCGCCTGCGGGGACGAGCCGGGAAATCCGCCCTGGGCGATTCTCAACGACTGTCGGGCCTGCCGCCGAAACCGAGTCCGTGGGGCGGGGGTAATCCGGTGCGGACAGGCGGACACGGAGTCGCCGGGATTTCCGACTTGCCCATCGTCCGGGAACAGCACGGGCGAGACCCCCGACCCGACGCTGGCCCACGAAGTGCCGAGCCCCCAAGGACCGTGGGTACCGGCTCAACCGAGGAACCGTCGTGATGCGAGCCCAGCTACGCCAGGTGGCCGTCGTCCTCGCCCACGGCTCCATCCTCTTCTTCGCCTCCGAGCGGGTCTTCTGGTCCTTCTGGCGACTGGGCGACGACCTCGGCGGCATGGTCGTCACCTGGCTCGTCTACAGCCTGCTGGCCTACGTCTTCCTGATCCTGGTGCGGCGTTTCCGGGTCGCCTCCTTCGCCCCGCTGTTCCTCTGCGGGGCGGCGTTCGGCTGGCTGGCCGAGGGGGTGGTCGTCAACACGCTCTACGGCGACCCGACCAACCCGTTCCCCCTGTCGGTCTCCTGGACGGGGCTGGCCTGGCACGCCCTTCTGGGCGTCGGGGTCGCCTGGCACCTGATCGGTCGGACGCTGGCCGAGCCGAGACCGACCAGGACCGTGTGGCTGTCGCTCGCCTTCGGAGTCGGCTGGGGACTCTGGGCGGTGTGGTGGCCTGCCGAGTTGGGGGCGGGTGCCGATGCGCCGGTCCTCGCCTTCGCCGGTCATGCGGCGGCCTGCTCGGCACCCTACCTGCTGTCGTGGTGGGTCCTGGGGATGGCACGCCCCGACTGGTTCCGTCCGGGCCGGGTCGCCCCGGCGGTCCTCTCGGCGCTGGTGCTGCTGGTCTTCCTCGGGGTCCAGGTGCCGACCCGACCCGAAGCGGCGCTGATCCTGCCCCCGCTGCTGCTCGCCTGCCTGGCGGGGCTGAGACGCAACGCCGCCGAGGAGAAGAACCCCGACCTGCTCGACGGGCTCCTTGGCGAGGTCCGACCCAGGAACGTGATCGCCCTGTCCCTGATCCCGGCCGCAGCCGTCGCCGTCTATGCGCCGTTCCGGCTGCTGGGCTGGCATCCGCCGACCAACATTGCGCTCTACGTGGCGACGATGCCGCTGGGCTTCTGGCTGCTCGGCCGGAGCCTCTGGGTCACCATCCGTCGGGGAGCATCGTCACCCGTGCCGATCGAGCACCCGTCGCCGTCCTGAGGCGGGGGCGGGGTGTCAGGCGGACCCTCTCCGATCCGATTCCGGGCTCAGACCCGCCTCCGGTTGTCCTCGGGGAACGGGTACTCCATGAACCGGGCGGTCGCTCGGGCCAACGCCTCGCCGTGGTGCCGGCCGACGACCCGAAGCGCCATGTCGATGCCCGCCGAGATTCCGGCCGAGGTGACCACGCCGCCGTCCTCGACCACGTGCAGGTCGCCCAGGACGGTGGCCGCCGGGAACGAGGACCGCATCCAGTCCAGGGCCATCCAGTGCGTCGTGGCCCGCCTGCCGTCGAGAAGCCCCGCCTGGCCGAGCAGCATCGAGCAGGTGCAGACCGAGGCGAGCGTCTCGACGCCCCCGGCCCGCTCGCCGATCCAGGAGAGCAGCCGCTTGTCGTTCATGAGCGGGCGGACGCCCCAGCCGCCGGGCACGACGAGCACGTCGAGGGCCGGGCAGTCGTCCAGGGCGAAGTCGGGCACGACCTTCAGGCCGCCCGTGGCGACCACCAGGTCGGTCGACCCGGCGACCAAAGCGACCTCGTAGGGCGAGGGCTCGTCCCGCCTTCGTCCCTCGTCCAGGCGGGTGACGGAGAAGACCTCGAACGGGCCGCAGAAGTCGAGGACCTCCACGTCCGGGAACACCAGGATGCCAACCGTTCTGCGGGCCATGGCTGCGCTCCTCTCGTCGGCTCGACACCACTCGTTCGATTGCCACCCGACGTGCAGTCTCCGACCCGGACGCCCCGGAGATAACGCCGTCGCCCGATGCGGCCCTCGCTTG carries:
- a CDS encoding cytochrome P450 — protein: MVRPKKTPGPRGSPLVGNTLQYMRDPLGFLAGVAHEHGDVARLRLAGLDCCLLGHPDDIEAVLRRRHQDYKKDRLTQRLVPLVGYGLLTSEGDFWRRQRKLVQPAFSHRQVERYAGVMVGHTERMLTAWEDGRGRDIHAEMSTLALAIVAETLFAADVEGEAKAVSEALDVLTTYFMSPLSIFPLRGYLPLPSTVRFRRAVRRVDEVLYGIIERRRRSGHDSGDLLGRLLAAQDDEGVGMTDRQLRDEAVTLFLAGHETTALALTYALVLLAGHPDAQERLAAEVDEVLGDRPATTGDVPELRYTGWVVREAMRLYPPAWMIGREALADCEFGGHHVAAGTQLLMAQWVVHRDPRWFDEPEDFRPERWDGELERRLSRGAYFPFGDGPRICIGQHFAMLEAVLVLATVVRRYRLSPASDEPLTLIPSVTLRPRGGVRLVAHERRAAARPASRA
- a CDS encoding calcium-binding protein, with the protein product MAKARKKPSGKPERDEAREDRITMEVVVDAYGEDERAMGWYCYLDEQLHTPFRTRCVRERAVSPLRVGDEVEVVGMSPEDECRREMFASIRWEGDRTLAVPLSQLEVIDGDEETRQSVEDWHYWTDMGYEF
- a CDS encoding YbhB/YbcL family Raf kinase inhibitor-like protein, encoding MTIPLTSPAFEEGADIPRNYTCDGEDISPPLSWSGVPDQARSLVLICDDPDAPRGTFTHWVLYDLPPEVTRLPEGLPTDQTIRVGSGGGKHEARQGKNDFRKPGYGGPCPPSGTHRYLFQLFALDSTTGLEPGATRQQVERAMLGHVLAQGQLMGRYTRGR
- a CDS encoding DUF1990 family protein, which produces MGRWEHFCLGWAEVSPPVTPIRTGKVVATVARRLGLWWLNACRIVYVVDEEGPVCRCGFAWGTLPDHAVSGEERFLVEWDRASGEVRYDILAFSRPQRLLSRLGYRSLRRVQHQVGRESAAAMARAVGGGTRGDS
- a CDS encoding NAD(P)H-binding protein, producing MPNADGDDRPTILLTGGTGYVGGRLIPLLERRPSSLRCLARDPETLRPRVRPTTEVVPGDVLDRPSLGRALQGVHTAYYLVHLMSGAGSKDFERADRQAASNFAEAASQSGVRRIVYLGGLGDDSDPDLSPHLHSRHEVGAILRDSGVETIEFRAAMVIGAGSLSFELMRSLTDRLPVMLCPRWLTTPTQPIAVDDVLSYLLAALDLPPGGSRIFEIGAPEVVSYGDLIRVYARHRGLRRWLISVPILTPYLSGLWLALVTPASFEVGRHLIEGLKNPMVVRDRAALDVFPIRPMGVE
- a CDS encoding DJ-1/PfpI family protein; translation: MARRTVGILVFPDVEVLDFCGPFEVFSVTRLDEGRRRDEPSPYEVALVAGSTDLVVATGGLKVVPDFALDDCPALDVLVVPGGWGVRPLMNDKRLLSWIGERAGGVETLASVCTCSMLLGQAGLLDGRRATTHWMALDWMRSSFPAATVLGDLHVVEDGGVVTSAGISAGIDMALRVVGRHHGEALARATARFMEYPFPEDNRRRV
- a CDS encoding recombinase family protein, with amino-acid sequence MSDATRSPKLRPWHLDRAAFVYVRQSTPQQVLDHRESTDRQYALADRAVALGWPRDRVTTIDDDLGKSGQSIEGRPGFQRLLAEVALDNVGLILGLEMSRLARSNRDWHQLLELCARFRVLLADADAVYDPADHNDRLLLGLHGMLNEAELHVIKERMCQGRLNKARRGEPMGSPPLGYVRLASGEWAIDPDEQVQATVRLIFDRFDREGTLHGLLRYLVHHGVRIPIRPRHGPNRGGLEWRRPNRPTLSNVLHHPAYAGAYRFGHREVDPRRKRPGRPDTGKLVRRPEECLVLIRDRLPAYITWERFCDNQERLEANRARRDRPGAPRQGASLLAGLLRCGRCGRRMLVRYSGATGRYSYTCARGAADHAEPICQSLSGPALDGLVAGRVLAAVEPAALEASLAAVAEVERERSELARHWRLRLERAGCEADRAARQYQACEPENRLVGRELERRWEEALRAQRRLEDEHERWRGSAPGRLSPDDERTIRSLAGDLPAVWQATTTTPAERQRIARLLIDHVSVTVDKASERVDVTLHWSGGMTESHAMSRPVKRYDLLADYPRLVERLRGWRAERLSPAAMAERLNVEGFRPPKRAERFTRGMVQRLLWHLGLARTPFGSPAGLGRDEYRPSSLARRLGVSRDTVRRWVRVGWLTAHRDAQGHHVIWADGSELRRLRELRRLPRTWANKGRLAELTRPRPRPGR
- a CDS encoding class IV adenylate cyclase → MAPTSDPLALRAILSSVLGVLGVVRKRRWIYLVRQTRIHLDRVEVLGDYLELEVVLRPEQDEGEGVVIAQDLMGRLGIGEDDLVEVAYVDLLMGGR
- a CDS encoding rhodanese-like domain-containing protein, which translates into the protein MTRSSRPSRLARRITRHRPGLSLVGALSAAVGVGAAFVFGRSPGWATVKRLIRLQFPDVRRVTTEQLEGWLDDPERQSPLLLDVRAEDEYAVSHLPGAIHVPPDAGIEELLASVTEDRPIVAYCSVGYRSSVMARRLREAGFEEVANLEGSIFQWANEGRPVVRGGEQVEEVHPYDDRWGRLLDRRLHPRGREE
- a CDS encoding DUF1990 family protein; the protein is MRRPSAEAIRRFLASQARLGFTYPEVGATASRPPAGYVVDRTRIGLGAGEEVF